One region of Pseudomonas sp. B21-040 genomic DNA includes:
- a CDS encoding helix-turn-helix domain-containing protein, translating into MNKQEEIAALAILIHDLRKHKKYTLKELADKIGRSVGFLSQVERGLSRPTVADLTAISETLDVPTTYFYSLPKPKELPWVTRPDERRTLYFANGITDILVSPKIRASFSMLESHLEAGASSGDRHLTDSSEQGGYVLEGELTLWLGDDEDPVKLVAGDSFQFDSHTRCRYGNLTEHLTRVLWVYT; encoded by the coding sequence ATGAACAAGCAAGAAGAAATCGCTGCGCTGGCGATCCTTATTCACGATCTGCGCAAGCACAAGAAATACACCTTGAAGGAACTGGCCGACAAAATCGGCCGTTCCGTGGGCTTCCTGTCGCAGGTCGAACGTGGCCTGTCACGGCCCACGGTGGCCGACCTGACGGCGATCAGTGAAACCCTGGACGTACCGACGACGTACTTCTACAGCCTGCCAAAACCCAAGGAATTGCCATGGGTCACCCGGCCGGACGAACGCCGCACGTTGTACTTCGCCAACGGCATTACCGACATTCTGGTTTCGCCAAAGATCCGCGCATCGTTTTCGATGCTCGAAAGTCACCTTGAAGCCGGTGCCAGCAGTGGCGACCGGCATTTGACTGACAGCTCCGAGCAAGGGGGTTACGTGCTCGAAGGCGAGCTGACGCTGTGGTTGGGCGACGACGAGGACCCCGTCAAATTAGTGGCTGGCGACAGCTTTCAGTTCGACAGCCATACCCGTTGCCGCTACGGCAACCTCACCGAGCATCTCACGCGAGTGCTTTGGGTTTACACCTGA
- the acnB gene encoding bifunctional aconitate hydratase 2/2-methylisocitrate dehydratase, whose product MLETYVQQLQARAEQGLPPLALNAEQTAGLIELLKNPPAGEEAFLVDLITHRVPPGVDEAAYVKAGFLSALAKGEAKSPLIDKKRAVELLGTMQGGYNIVTLVNLLDDAELAPVAAEELKHTLLMFDAFHDVAERAKNGNVHAKGVLQSWADGEWFKNRPTLADKISLRVFKVTGETNTDDLSPAPDAWSRPDIPLHALAMLKMARDGIVPDAQGVTGPMKQIEEMRGQGFPIAYVGDVVGTGSSRKSATNSVLWFFGDDVPYVPNKRAGGFCFGSKIAPIFYNTMEDAGALPIEFDVSNMHMGDVIDLYPHAGKVCKHGTDEVLTTFEMKTPVLLDEVRAGGRIPLIIGRGLTDKARAELGLPAFDLFKLPEAPAESTKGYTLAQKMVGKACGVAGVRPGTYCEPKMTTVGSQDTTGPMTRDELKDLACLGFSTDLVMQSFCHTAAYPKPVDVTTHHTLPDFMRNRGGVSLKPGDGIIHSWLNRMLLPDTVGTGGDSHTRFPIGISFPAGSGLIAFAAATGVMPLDMPESVLVRFKGKMQPGITLRDLVHSIPYYAIKAGLLTVEKKGKINAFSGRILEIEGLDNLTVEQAFELSDASAERSAAGCTIKLPEKAITEYLTSNITLLRWMIGEGYGDARTLERRAQAMEAWLAKPELLQADKDAEYAEVLEIDLAQITQPILCAPNDPDDARLLSSAEGQKIDEVFIGSCMTNIGHFRAAGKLLEQVNGALPTRLWLSPPTKMDAHQLTEEGYYGIYDKAGARMEMPGCSLCMGNQARVEPNSTVVSTSTRNFPNRLGDGANVYLASAELASVASILGRLPTVEEYMEYAGKIDSMAADVYRYLSFDQIAEFREVAANANIPVVQA is encoded by the coding sequence GTGCTTGAGACCTACGTACAACAATTACAAGCACGTGCCGAGCAAGGGCTTCCACCCTTGGCGCTCAACGCCGAGCAAACTGCAGGCCTTATCGAGCTGCTGAAGAATCCCCCGGCTGGCGAAGAAGCTTTCCTCGTTGACCTGATCACCCATCGCGTTCCACCTGGCGTGGACGAAGCAGCCTATGTCAAGGCCGGCTTCCTGTCCGCCCTCGCCAAAGGCGAAGCCAAATCCCCCCTGATCGACAAGAAGCGCGCTGTTGAACTGCTCGGCACCATGCAGGGCGGCTACAACATCGTGACTCTGGTCAACCTGCTGGACGACGCCGAACTGGCACCAGTAGCTGCCGAAGAACTCAAGCACACCCTGCTGATGTTCGATGCCTTCCACGACGTTGCTGAACGCGCCAAGAACGGTAACGTTCACGCTAAAGGCGTGCTGCAGTCCTGGGCTGACGGCGAGTGGTTCAAGAACCGCCCGACCCTGGCCGACAAGATCAGCCTGCGCGTGTTCAAGGTCACCGGCGAAACCAACACCGACGACCTGTCCCCTGCTCCAGATGCCTGGTCCCGTCCAGACATCCCGCTGCACGCCCTGGCCATGCTGAAAATGGCCCGCGACGGCATCGTCCCTGACGCCCAAGGCGTTACCGGCCCGATGAAGCAGATCGAAGAAATGCGCGGTCAAGGCTTCCCGATCGCCTACGTCGGTGACGTGGTCGGTACCGGTTCCTCGCGTAAATCGGCGACCAACTCCGTATTGTGGTTCTTCGGTGACGACGTACCTTACGTGCCGAACAAGCGTGCTGGCGGTTTCTGCTTCGGCAGCAAAATCGCTCCGATCTTCTACAACACCATGGAAGATGCCGGCGCCCTGCCAATCGAATTCGACGTGTCGAACATGCACATGGGCGACGTGATCGACCTGTACCCGCATGCGGGCAAAGTCTGCAAACACGGTACCGACGAAGTCCTGACCACCTTCGAAATGAAGACCCCGGTGCTGTTGGACGAAGTTCGTGCTGGCGGCCGTATTCCGCTGATCATCGGCCGTGGCCTGACCGACAAGGCTCGCGCCGAACTGGGTCTGCCAGCGTTCGACCTGTTCAAACTGCCGGAAGCCCCGGCTGAAAGCACCAAGGGTTACACCCTGGCGCAGAAAATGGTCGGCAAGGCTTGCGGCGTAGCCGGTGTGCGTCCTGGCACCTACTGCGAACCGAAGATGACCACCGTAGGTTCCCAGGACACCACCGGTCCAATGACCCGTGACGAACTGAAAGACCTGGCGTGCCTGGGCTTCTCGACGGATCTGGTGATGCAGTCCTTCTGCCACACTGCGGCTTATCCAAAGCCTGTGGATGTGACGACTCACCACACCCTGCCGGATTTCATGCGTAACCGCGGCGGCGTTTCGCTCAAACCGGGCGACGGCATCATTCACAGCTGGCTGAACCGCATGCTGCTGCCGGACACCGTCGGTACCGGTGGCGATTCGCACACCCGTTTCCCGATCGGTATTTCGTTCCCGGCGGGCTCTGGATTGATTGCGTTCGCCGCCGCCACCGGCGTCATGCCGCTGGACATGCCCGAGTCAGTCCTGGTGCGTTTCAAAGGCAAGATGCAACCGGGCATCACCCTGCGTGACCTGGTTCATTCGATCCCTTACTACGCCATTAAGGCCGGTCTGCTGACCGTCGAGAAGAAAGGCAAGATCAACGCCTTCTCCGGCCGCATCCTGGAAATCGAAGGCCTGGACAACCTGACCGTGGAGCAAGCGTTCGAACTGTCCGACGCTTCCGCTGAACGTTCCGCCGCTGGCTGCACGATCAAACTCCCGGAAAAGGCCATTACCGAGTACCTGACCTCCAACATCACCCTGCTGCGCTGGATGATCGGCGAAGGCTACGGCGACGCCCGCACCCTGGAGCGTCGTGCTCAAGCGATGGAAGCCTGGCTGGCCAAACCAGAGCTGCTGCAAGCGGACAAAGACGCTGAATACGCAGAAGTCCTCGAGATCGACCTGGCACAGATCACGCAACCGATCCTGTGCGCACCGAACGACCCTGACGACGCCCGTCTGTTGTCGTCCGCTGAAGGTCAGAAGATCGACGAAGTGTTCATCGGTTCGTGCATGACCAACATCGGTCACTTCCGCGCTGCCGGCAAATTGCTGGAACAGGTCAATGGAGCACTGCCAACCCGCCTGTGGCTGTCGCCACCGACCAAAATGGACGCTCACCAACTGACCGAGGAAGGCTACTACGGCATCTACGACAAGGCCGGCGCACGCATGGAAATGCCGGGTTGCTCGCTGTGCATGGGTAACCAGGCCCGCGTTGAGCCGAACAGCACCGTGGTGTCGACGTCGACCCGTAACTTCCCGAACCGTCTGGGTGACGGCGCGAACGTCTACCTGGCTTCGGCTGAGCTGGCGTCTGTTGCTTCCATCCTGGGTCGCCTGCCGACCGTCGAGGAGTACATGGAATACGCGGGCAAGATCGACAGCATGGCGGCCGATGTCTACCGCTACCTGTCCTTCGACCAGATCGCCGAGTTCCGTGAAGTCGCTGCGAACGCCAACATTCCGGTCGTTCAAGCCTAA
- a CDS encoding glutamine synthetase family protein gives MDATCSDLLAEVRAFRQRYPEVRYVDLISLDIPGHFYGKRYPVDMLEKVAAGSALKLPQNCVLLGVQGGLFKIGDYCFNDGDPDALRRLVPGTLKPVTWEGQPLGQMLITSDGTDNPIVFEPRQVLAQVLDRLAGKGIHPVVAFELEFYLFDKKLRDGLPQFPRDGLTDDADDQPNMHIERLSRFAPVLDEMVEASRAQGIDSTVITAELGPGQFEINFGHLDDGLRAADWAALFCRSSRGVALKHGYRASFMAKPYLQHPGSGMHVHVSLYDAAGNNILAANEQRSLRHAVAGCLELLPHCMPVFAPNQNAYRRLGGTTNIATQASWGFEDRDACLRIPESDSKNLRIEHRLAGADANPYLVLAAILVGLEHGLDAGKEPILPLNEDRNSGVDFPKEMLEGVRAMQHQPQLREGLGAEFVNVYCENKRQDHLAFMQEISAREYRWYL, from the coding sequence ATGGATGCTACCTGCTCTGACCTGTTGGCCGAGGTGCGCGCCTTTCGCCAACGCTATCCTGAGGTGCGCTATGTCGACCTGATTTCCCTGGATATTCCAGGGCATTTCTACGGCAAGCGTTATCCTGTGGACATGCTGGAAAAGGTGGCGGCCGGCAGCGCGCTGAAACTGCCGCAGAACTGTGTGCTGCTGGGCGTGCAAGGCGGATTGTTCAAGATCGGCGATTACTGCTTCAACGACGGCGATCCCGATGCGCTGCGTCGCCTGGTACCCGGCACACTCAAGCCTGTGACCTGGGAAGGCCAACCGCTGGGGCAAATGCTGATTACCTCGGACGGCACGGATAACCCCATCGTGTTCGAACCGCGCCAGGTATTGGCCCAGGTTCTGGACCGCCTCGCCGGTAAAGGCATTCATCCAGTCGTGGCATTTGAGCTGGAGTTCTACCTGTTCGATAAAAAGCTGCGCGACGGGCTACCGCAGTTTCCCCGCGACGGGCTGACAGACGATGCCGACGATCAACCCAATATGCACATCGAGCGGCTGTCACGTTTTGCCCCGGTACTCGATGAAATGGTCGAGGCATCGCGTGCCCAGGGCATCGACAGCACGGTGATTACCGCCGAGCTCGGGCCGGGGCAGTTCGAGATCAATTTCGGTCACCTGGACGACGGCTTGCGCGCGGCGGACTGGGCCGCCCTGTTTTGCCGCAGCAGCCGCGGTGTTGCCCTCAAGCACGGCTATCGCGCCAGTTTCATGGCCAAACCTTACTTGCAGCACCCGGGTAGCGGCATGCACGTACATGTCAGCCTTTACGATGCGGCTGGCAATAACATTCTGGCGGCCAATGAACAGCGATCGTTGCGTCACGCCGTGGCCGGTTGCCTGGAACTGCTGCCGCATTGCATGCCGGTTTTCGCCCCGAACCAGAATGCCTATCGACGCTTGGGCGGCACGACCAACATCGCCACCCAAGCGAGCTGGGGTTTTGAAGATCGCGATGCGTGCCTGCGCATCCCTGAGTCGGACTCGAAGAACCTGCGCATCGAACATCGTCTGGCAGGCGCCGATGCCAATCCATATCTGGTATTGGCGGCGATTCTGGTGGGCCTGGAACACGGACTGGACGCGGGCAAAGAACCGATCTTGCCGTTGAACGAAGACCGCAACAGTGGCGTCGACTTTCCAAAGGAAATGCTCGAAGGCGTGCGCGCAATGCAGCATCAACCGCAATTGCGTGAAGGTCTGGGGGCTGAGTTCGTGAATGTTTATTGCGAGAACAAACGTCAGGACCATCTGGCGTTCATGCAGGAGATCAGCGCGCGGGAATATCGCTGGTATCTGTAA